Genomic segment of Planctomycetota bacterium:
CTCGTCAACGGCGTGCTGACGCTGGGCCGCATGGACATGCTCATCGGCGAGGACTACCAGCTCGCCACATGGGGCAAGCTGGACATGGCGCGCAATCACGGGCGCATGGTGCTGGGCATCGCCGAACGCGCCATGCGAAAGATCTACGGCATCACCGTCTTCTCCGACAATCCCGATTACGTGGATCAGTTCATCATGGAAGGCCCGATCGATCAGCTCGGACCGGACAAGAAGGAACTGTCCGCCCGCATTCTGCTTTTGACCTCCGGCGGGATCGCCAGCCAGGTCGGCGGCGAAACGGTCGGCGGCATCGTCGGTCAGGTCATTCAGGGCGTCGGCGCCGCGGCCCAGACGTTCTCCAAGAAGGAAGTCGAACCCGCCCCCCCGGCGAAAAAGCCCTTCCCCTGGCCCGCCGAGAAAGTAACCCCCGCGACGCAGCAGACGCAGCAGCAGCAGCAGCCGGCCACGCAGACGCAGCCCAAGCCGGCGACGCAGCAGCCCGCCGCGCAGCCCAAAAAGAGCGCATCCGAGGAGCTTTTGGAGCAGGGCTTGCAGGAGCTTTTCAAGAAAAAGAAGAAGTGAGCCGCTGTCACAATGGCAGACGCCGCCGCCCCGGAAGAGTCGGATGGCAGATCAGCTTGCGGCGCGGGATAAGCATTGACAAGGGGTTATGACGCCGATCGGGTGGCATCGCTCTTGCACTTTCAGGCATGGGAAAGCCGTTGCAGCCCGTGTGCCCCGGCTTTATGGTACAGGCAGCATTACTCACGGCGGCTCCGGGCCGCGTCAACATCAGAGGTACGGATCATGTCCAAACCCATCGGCATCGACTTGGGAACCACCAACTCCGTCGTCTCCGTCGTCGAAGGCGGCTCCCCCAAAGTGCTCGTCAACTCCTCCGGCAATCGGCTCACGCCGTCCGTCGTGGCGTTCACCGACAAGGGCGAAGTCCTCGTCGGTCAGTCCGCCAAGCATCAGCAGGTCACCAACCCCAAGCGCACCGTTTACTCCATCAAGCGCTTCATGGGCCGGCGGCACAGCGAAGTCGAATCCGAAGAGAAGATCGTCCCCTACAAAGTGACCGGCGGGCAGAAGGAGCTCGTCAAGGTCGAAGTCGACGGCAAGCAGTACACGCCGCAGGAAATCAGCGCGAAGGTGCTGATGGACCTCAAGAAGACCGCGGAGGATTACCTCGGCGAGAAGGTCACCAAGGCCGTCGTCACCGTCCCCGCGTACTTCAATGACTCGCAGCGCCAGGCGACCAAGGAAGCGGGCGAGATCGCCGGGCTCGACGTGATGCGCATCATCAACGAGCCGACCGCCGCCGCGCTGGCATACGGCCTCGACAAGAAGAAAGAGGAAACCGTCGCCGTGTTCGACTTCGGCGGCGGAACCTTCGACATCTCCATTCTCGAAATCGACCCCGAAGTCGGAACCTTCCAGGTCCGCTCCACCAACGGCGACACCCACCTCGGCGGCGACGACATCGATCAGCGCCTGATCGACCACATCGCTGAGCAGTTCCGCAAGGAACAGGGCATCGACCTGCGCAACGATCCGATGGCGCTGCAGCGCTTGAAGGAAGCGGCGGAAAAGGCCAAGTGCGAACTGTCCAAGCAGCTTGAGACCACCATCAACCTGCCGTTCATCACCGCTGACCAGTCCGGCCCGAAGCACCTGCAGATGAACCTGACCCGCGCGAAACTCGAAGCGCTCATCAAGGACCTGCTCGAGCGCCTCCGCAAACCCTGTCTCGCCGCCCTGCAGGACGCCAAGCTCAAGCCGTCGGACATTCACGAAGTCGTCCTCGTCGGCGGGTCGACGCGCATCCCCGCCGTCGGGGCGCTCGTCAAGGAACTCTTCAACAAGGAGCCTAATCGCTCCATCAACCCCGACGAAGTCGTCAGCGTCGGTGCGGCGATTCTCGCCAACGAACTGGAAAAGGGCGGGTCGTCGGATGTGCTCTTGCTGGACGTGACGCCGCTGTCGCTGGGCATCGAGACGCTCGGCGGGGTCATGACCGCGCTCATCCCACGCAACACCACCATCCCGACCTCCAAGAAGGAAGTCTTCTCCACCGCGACCGACTCCCAGACCGAAGTGACGGTCCATGTGCTTCAGGGCGAACGTCCGATGGCCAAGGACAACCGCACGCTGGGCATGTTCAACCTCACCGGCATCCCCCCCGCACCCCGCGGCCAGCCGCAGATCGAAGTCGAGTTCAACATCGACGCCAACGGCATCCTGGCGGTCAAGGCCAAGGACACCGCGACCGGCAAGGAACAGTCCATCGAGATCAAGGGTTCGTCGGGCCTGGATGAAAATGAGATCGAGCGGATGAAGAAGGACGCCGAGGCCCACGCCGCCGAGGACCAGAAGCGCCGCGACTTCATCGACGCCAAGAACCACGCCGACACGCTCGTGTACTCCGTGAAAAAGAGTCTGGAAGAGCACGGCGACAAGGTCAGCCAGGAAACCCGCACGAACATCGAGCGGGCGCTGACGGGCGTCGAGGAAGCCATGAAGGGCGAGGACAAGGCCGCGCTCGACAAGGCCGTCGAAACCCTCAACAACGCCGCCATGGAACTCGGCAAAGCCGCCTACGAAGCCGCGAGCAAATCCGGTGAAGGCGCCGCCCCCGGCGGCGAACCCGCCGGCGCCGGCAAAAAATCCGGCGGCGACGACGTCATCGACGCCGAGTTCGAAGTGAAGGAATAATCACCTTCCCCCCATCCAATCCCCCGAAGCCCGCGGCGTCGCGCCGTGGGTTATTTTCGTTCCATTGGATCGCACCGCGCAATAAAAAATCCCCGGCCGGCAGCCGGGGGTAGAAAATCCAACGACAAGATTGATAGCTCAGGCGCGCCGGCGGCGGAAGATCGCCACGCTACCCAGCAGCAACACGCTCAGCGTGGCCGGCTCGGGCACGGGACCCGTGAAAATGAAAATCGGAGCCGCGAAGCCCGGCGAGTCGTCGACGCTGTGGAAGGTCGAGAAGTCCGGCCCGGTGAACCAGCCGTTCTCGAATTCGACATCGGGATTCATCACGCCGCCCGGCAGACTCACATCGAAGTCGACGATGTTGAGCCCCAGACCCGCCACACCCTCAAGCCCCAGAAAATACTGCTGCCCCGCCAACACCTGATACGGCGCGAAGGTGATCCCCAGATCGCCCCCGGCCTGACCCGCCGAGAACATCCCGGTCCGCTCGATCACGCCCGTGCCCGGCCCGGTCACGCGCACCAGGGAGAGCGTCACATCCCGCGTCACCACCGGCGGACTGGAAATCGAGCGAAATCGGCTGAAGATCCCGTCGATCGTCACATCGTGGTCCGACATCACCAGCCAGCCGATGTTGTCGATGGACTGATCGAAAAAGAAATTGCCCGGTGCGAACGACCCGTTGATGTCGCCGATCACCGGACTCACCGCCCGTGCACGATCCGCACTCATCGACAGCACGAACGCCGCCAACACGATCAAACCCGCTCGCATATTCAAAAGCTTCATCAGTGTTTCTCCCGTTTTCAAAAATCATCGGGCCAAATACCTGCCCGTCGTCCCCGGCGGGACCACCCCGATGGTCGACCCGCCAATCCACCAAATTATCCGCCCGCCCCGGAAGGGTCAAGAAAAATTGCACGAATCTTCGGCAAAAACTGCTGGAGCAGCTTCACAAATAGCATCTCCAACGAGCCGCGACCGTGAGGGAGCGGTCAAGGAATGCCATTGGAAGCGGGCTCGACCGCTTGCGGACGCGCGCGGCTCGTTGGGATGCACGGCTGCACACTGATTGAATCCGCCCCAGACGGTTCGTCCGATGGGCGTACCGCTCATTACGCAATCAGGCGGCAAAGATC
This window contains:
- the dnaK gene encoding molecular chaperone DnaK — its product is MSKPIGIDLGTTNSVVSVVEGGSPKVLVNSSGNRLTPSVVAFTDKGEVLVGQSAKHQQVTNPKRTVYSIKRFMGRRHSEVESEEKIVPYKVTGGQKELVKVEVDGKQYTPQEISAKVLMDLKKTAEDYLGEKVTKAVVTVPAYFNDSQRQATKEAGEIAGLDVMRIINEPTAAALAYGLDKKKEETVAVFDFGGGTFDISILEIDPEVGTFQVRSTNGDTHLGGDDIDQRLIDHIAEQFRKEQGIDLRNDPMALQRLKEAAEKAKCELSKQLETTINLPFITADQSGPKHLQMNLTRAKLEALIKDLLERLRKPCLAALQDAKLKPSDIHEVVLVGGSTRIPAVGALVKELFNKEPNRSINPDEVVSVGAAILANELEKGGSSDVLLLDVTPLSLGIETLGGVMTALIPRNTTIPTSKKEVFSTATDSQTEVTVHVLQGERPMAKDNRTLGMFNLTGIPPAPRGQPQIEVEFNIDANGILAVKAKDTATGKEQSIEIKGSSGLDENEIERMKKDAEAHAAEDQKRRDFIDAKNHADTLVYSVKKSLEEHGDKVSQETRTNIERALTGVEEAMKGEDKAALDKAVETLNNAAMELGKAAYEAASKSGEGAAPGGEPAGAGKKSGGDDVIDAEFEVKE
- a CDS encoding PEP-CTERM sorting domain-containing protein (PEP-CTERM proteins occur, often in large numbers, in the proteomes of bacteria that also encode an exosortase, a predicted intramembrane cysteine proteinase. The presence of a PEP-CTERM domain at a protein's C-terminus predicts cleavage within the sorting domain, followed by covalent anchoring to some some component of the (usually Gram-negative) cell surface. Many PEP-CTERM proteins exhibit an unusual sequence composition that includes large numbers of potential glycosylation sites. Expression of one such protein has been shown restore the ability of a bacterium to form floc, a type of biofilm.) → MKLLNMRAGLIVLAAFVLSMSADRARAVSPVIGDINGSFAPGNFFFDQSIDNIGWLVMSDHDVTIDGIFSRFRSISSPPVVTRDVTLSLVRVTGPGTGVIERTGMFSAGQAGGDLGITFAPYQVLAGQQYFLGLEGVAGLGLNIVDFDVSLPGGVMNPDVEFENGWFTGPDFSTFHSVDDSPGFAAPIFIFTGPVPEPATLSVLLLGSVAIFRRRRA